GATGCCGCGCTCGCGCAGCGCCCACGGTGTGAGGGCCTATGATCTGCCAGCGCCTTTCGGGGTGTACGCCTGCCCGAGGCCTGGCGGCGTCACGCCTTAGTTAGAAGCCGGACGGCACGAGTTCGGTCGGCAGGAGTTCCGCGAGGGCCTCGACGAAGCCCTCGTCGACCGACCCCATAGGATCCTCGTGCCACTCCGCGACCACGTCCGCCGCAGCACGATGGAGTTTCGCCAGGTCGTCGCGCGCAGCGCCGAGCTCGGCCCGCGCGGCGATGAGCGCCTCGCGTAGCTTCCGGATCTCCTCGCGAAGGTTTTTCTCGTCCATGTTGTCACCGCTCTTGCAGTTCAGGCACGTGGACCGCCCTGGAGCCCGCGGGTTCCTCTTGCACCAGATGCAAAGGCCAGCCGCCGCCAAGGCATCGAGGCGAGCGGCGTTTTGCCGCACGAGCTCGGTCTTTGGCAGTCGCGGCGGCTTCAGTGCTGATCGCTCGCTCTCTGTCCGGTTTGTTCCGGACTGGTCCGAGGGCTGCGGCTCGCTCGGTACGGCGTCCAGAGGGGCCGCAGGAGGCGGCACCGCGCCCTTGCGGGAGGGTCGCGGCCCCAGTCGTACGATCGTCCACGGGATGCCCCGGGCTGCGAGATCCTCACGGAACCAGCTTCGGCGATGGCCCAAGCCCTTGCCATCCAACGGGGTTTCCACCGCGACCAGAGGGCGCAACCCACGACGGGCTCGCACGAGCACGTCCGCGTACGCCTTCCCGGCGAGCACGACGAGGAGCAACTCCTCCCCGGGCCATCGGGCGCGCAGCCCTGCG
The window above is part of the Polyangium spumosum genome. Proteins encoded here:
- a CDS encoding DUF6884 domain-containing protein, whose protein sequence is MKTVILVGCADMKADTAQPARTLYRSSLFREALQYAELRGGDVFILSAKHGAIEPSTVIEPYDLVITSLSDEERLEWARSVLAGLRARWPGEELLLVVLAGKAYADVLVRARRGLRPLVAVETPLDGKGLGHRRSWFREDLAARGIPWTIVRLGPRPSRKGAVPPPAAPLDAVPSEPQPSDQSGTNRTESERSALKPPRLPKTELVRQNAARLDALAAAGLCIWCKRNPRAPGRSTCLNCKSGDNMDEKNLREEIRKLREALIAARAELGAARDDLAKLHRAAADVVAEWHEDPMGSVDEGFVEALAELLPTELVPSGF